The Cloeon dipterum chromosome 3, ieCloDipt1.1, whole genome shotgun sequence genome includes a region encoding these proteins:
- the LOC135938489 gene encoding hepatic sodium/bile acid cotransporter-like isoform X1: MNVNSYLNCLITFPSVKYTYKFIIFRMREVQASAFASLFFYARLAVGSAMMNVIFEPSSIRQLEMMSNRSVIVWTNHSHGGNMSLCAFSSVTEVADVTEQPLQFELAEHESHSKYKSNFTIAGKFLGYSSVYLRTCAQDASGLEIVQNRMFVSVINMDNSVMDHFFIVSLAIVIFTIHINFGCALDLAVVRNSLKKPIGITIGIFSQFVFMPLMSFVAARLLFPEQPALQLGLFFTGCSPGGTTSNLWTLVLDGNLDLSVTMTAVSTFASFLTIPFWVFSLGHVIFAEAEIGVPYKRMAFTTTYLFAPLLIGIFIQCKFPKVAKILAKTLKPLAGFLLVYAIIASYPKLYLLKFVNLRLLVACISNPLLGFIFGALVSTLFKQTEKDIIAISIETGIQNMPISVLLLKTVFERPESDISEVVPLSIFVATQVPLGLLLVILKICKPNQATTKEENEIVYMVEDNSELKKKPTMIN; encoded by the exons ATGAACGTTAActcatatttaaattgcttgatTACCTTTCCAAGTGTAAAATATacttataaatttatcatttttaggaTGCGAGAAGTTCAAGCGTCCGCCTTTGCATCTCTGTTTTTCTACGCACGTTTAGCGGTGGGAAGCGCAATGATGAATGTTATATTCGAGCCGAGCAGCATACGGCAGCTTGAGATGATGAGCAATAGGAGCGTTATCGTCTGGACCAACCATTCTCATGGCGGGAATATGTCCTTGTGCGCTTTTTCATCAGTGACTGAGGTTGCTGACGTAACTGAACA aCCATTGCAATTTGAGTTGGCTGAGCACGAGAGCCACTCGAAATACAAATCCAACTTTACAATTGCTGGCAAGTTTCTCGGCTACTCAAGCGTGTACCTTCGCACCTGTGCTCAGGACGCCTCTGGATTGGAAATCGTGCAAAACAGAATGTTCGTCTCGGTTATCAATATGGATAACTCAGTAATGGACCACTTCTTCATTGTTTCCTTGGCAATCGTCATTTTTACTATTCACATCAACTTTGGATGCGCCCTCGACTTGGCTGTTGTTAGAAATTCTCTGAAAAAACCCATCGGCATCactattggaattttttctcaatttgtaTTCATGCCTCTG ATGAGTTTCGTCGCCGCACGACTGCTATTTCCTGAGCAGCCGGCCCTGCAGTTGGGACTTTTCTTCACCGGTTGTTCACCTGGTGGAACGACCAGCAACCTTTGGACTCTGGTGCTCGACGGCAACCTCGACCTGTCAGTCACGATGACGGCGGTCAGCACGTTTGCTAGCTTCC TTACCATTCCGTTCTGGGTGTTCAGTTTGGGCCACGTAATTTTCGCCGAAGCCGAGATCGGGGTGCCCTACAAGAGAATGGCGTTTACCACGACCTACCTTTTTGCCCCCCTGCTCATCGGCATTTTCATCCAGTGCAAATTTCCCAAGGTGGCCAAGATTCTCGCGAAGACTCTTAAACCACTCGCTGGTTTTCTGCTTGTCTACGCTATCATTGCATCCTACCCGAAGTTGtaccttttaaaattcgtCAACTTGAGG ttGCTAGTCGCGTGCATCAGCAATCCGCTCCTTGGCTTCATTTTCGGCGCACTTGTGTCGACATTGTTCAAACAGACCGAAAAGGACATCATAGCCATCTCAATCGAGACTGGAATTCAAAATATGCCAATCTCAGTTTTGCTGTTGAAGACTGTATTTGAACGTCCAGAAAGTGATATTTCAGAAG TTGTGCCTTTGTCAATTTTCGTCGCAACCCAAGTGCCCCTGGGATTGTTGTTAGTGATCTTGAAGATCTGTAAACCAAACCAAGCAACTACGAAGGAAGAAAACGAAATCGTGTATATGGTTGAAGACAATTCTGAATTAAAGAAGAAGCCAACCATGATCAACTAA
- the LOC135938489 gene encoding hepatic sodium/bile acid cotransporter-like isoform X3, which produces MNVNSYLNCLITFPSVKYTYKFIIFRMREVQASAFASLFFYARLAVGSAMMNVIFEPSSIRQLEMMSNRSVIVWTNHSHGGNMSLCAFSSVTEVADVTEQPLQFELAEHESHSKYKSNFTIAGKFLGYSSVYLRTCAQDASGLEIVQNRMFVSVINMDNSVMDHFFIVSLAIVIFTIHINFGCALDLAVVRNSLKKPIGITIGIFSQFVFMPLMSFVAARLLFPEQPALQLGLFFTGCSPGGTTSNLWTLVLDGNLDLSVTMTAVSTFASFLTIPFWVFSLGHVIFAEAEIGVPYKRMAFTTTYLFAPLLIGIFIQCKFPKVAKILAKTLKPLAGFLLVYAIIASYPKLYLLKFVNLRSRASAIRSLASFSAHLCRHCSNRPKRTS; this is translated from the exons ATGAACGTTAActcatatttaaattgcttgatTACCTTTCCAAGTGTAAAATATacttataaatttatcatttttaggaTGCGAGAAGTTCAAGCGTCCGCCTTTGCATCTCTGTTTTTCTACGCACGTTTAGCGGTGGGAAGCGCAATGATGAATGTTATATTCGAGCCGAGCAGCATACGGCAGCTTGAGATGATGAGCAATAGGAGCGTTATCGTCTGGACCAACCATTCTCATGGCGGGAATATGTCCTTGTGCGCTTTTTCATCAGTGACTGAGGTTGCTGACGTAACTGAACA aCCATTGCAATTTGAGTTGGCTGAGCACGAGAGCCACTCGAAATACAAATCCAACTTTACAATTGCTGGCAAGTTTCTCGGCTACTCAAGCGTGTACCTTCGCACCTGTGCTCAGGACGCCTCTGGATTGGAAATCGTGCAAAACAGAATGTTCGTCTCGGTTATCAATATGGATAACTCAGTAATGGACCACTTCTTCATTGTTTCCTTGGCAATCGTCATTTTTACTATTCACATCAACTTTGGATGCGCCCTCGACTTGGCTGTTGTTAGAAATTCTCTGAAAAAACCCATCGGCATCactattggaattttttctcaatttgtaTTCATGCCTCTG ATGAGTTTCGTCGCCGCACGACTGCTATTTCCTGAGCAGCCGGCCCTGCAGTTGGGACTTTTCTTCACCGGTTGTTCACCTGGTGGAACGACCAGCAACCTTTGGACTCTGGTGCTCGACGGCAACCTCGACCTGTCAGTCACGATGACGGCGGTCAGCACGTTTGCTAGCTTCC TTACCATTCCGTTCTGGGTGTTCAGTTTGGGCCACGTAATTTTCGCCGAAGCCGAGATCGGGGTGCCCTACAAGAGAATGGCGTTTACCACGACCTACCTTTTTGCCCCCCTGCTCATCGGCATTTTCATCCAGTGCAAATTTCCCAAGGTGGCCAAGATTCTCGCGAAGACTCTTAAACCACTCGCTGGTTTTCTGCTTGTCTACGCTATCATTGCATCCTACCCGAAGTTGtaccttttaaaattcgtCAACTTGAGG TCGCGTGCATCAGCAATCCGCTCCTTGGCTTCATTTTCGGCGCACTTGTGTCGACATTGTTCAAACAGACCGAAAAGGACATCATAG
- the LOC135938489 gene encoding hepatic sodium/bile acid cotransporter-like isoform X2, translated as MREVQASAFASLFFYARLAVGSAMMNVIFEPSSIRQLEMMSNRSVIVWTNHSHGGNMSLCAFSSVTEVADVTEQPLQFELAEHESHSKYKSNFTIAGKFLGYSSVYLRTCAQDASGLEIVQNRMFVSVINMDNSVMDHFFIVSLAIVIFTIHINFGCALDLAVVRNSLKKPIGITIGIFSQFVFMPLMSFVAARLLFPEQPALQLGLFFTGCSPGGTTSNLWTLVLDGNLDLSVTMTAVSTFASFLTIPFWVFSLGHVIFAEAEIGVPYKRMAFTTTYLFAPLLIGIFIQCKFPKVAKILAKTLKPLAGFLLVYAIIASYPKLYLLKFVNLRLLVACISNPLLGFIFGALVSTLFKQTEKDIIAISIETGIQNMPISVLLLKTVFERPESDISEVVPLSIFVATQVPLGLLLVILKICKPNQATTKEENEIVYMVEDNSELKKKPTMIN; from the exons aTGCGAGAAGTTCAAGCGTCCGCCTTTGCATCTCTGTTTTTCTACGCACGTTTAGCGGTGGGAAGCGCAATGATGAATGTTATATTCGAGCCGAGCAGCATACGGCAGCTTGAGATGATGAGCAATAGGAGCGTTATCGTCTGGACCAACCATTCTCATGGCGGGAATATGTCCTTGTGCGCTTTTTCATCAGTGACTGAGGTTGCTGACGTAACTGAACA aCCATTGCAATTTGAGTTGGCTGAGCACGAGAGCCACTCGAAATACAAATCCAACTTTACAATTGCTGGCAAGTTTCTCGGCTACTCAAGCGTGTACCTTCGCACCTGTGCTCAGGACGCCTCTGGATTGGAAATCGTGCAAAACAGAATGTTCGTCTCGGTTATCAATATGGATAACTCAGTAATGGACCACTTCTTCATTGTTTCCTTGGCAATCGTCATTTTTACTATTCACATCAACTTTGGATGCGCCCTCGACTTGGCTGTTGTTAGAAATTCTCTGAAAAAACCCATCGGCATCactattggaattttttctcaatttgtaTTCATGCCTCTG ATGAGTTTCGTCGCCGCACGACTGCTATTTCCTGAGCAGCCGGCCCTGCAGTTGGGACTTTTCTTCACCGGTTGTTCACCTGGTGGAACGACCAGCAACCTTTGGACTCTGGTGCTCGACGGCAACCTCGACCTGTCAGTCACGATGACGGCGGTCAGCACGTTTGCTAGCTTCC TTACCATTCCGTTCTGGGTGTTCAGTTTGGGCCACGTAATTTTCGCCGAAGCCGAGATCGGGGTGCCCTACAAGAGAATGGCGTTTACCACGACCTACCTTTTTGCCCCCCTGCTCATCGGCATTTTCATCCAGTGCAAATTTCCCAAGGTGGCCAAGATTCTCGCGAAGACTCTTAAACCACTCGCTGGTTTTCTGCTTGTCTACGCTATCATTGCATCCTACCCGAAGTTGtaccttttaaaattcgtCAACTTGAGG ttGCTAGTCGCGTGCATCAGCAATCCGCTCCTTGGCTTCATTTTCGGCGCACTTGTGTCGACATTGTTCAAACAGACCGAAAAGGACATCATAGCCATCTCAATCGAGACTGGAATTCAAAATATGCCAATCTCAGTTTTGCTGTTGAAGACTGTATTTGAACGTCCAGAAAGTGATATTTCAGAAG TTGTGCCTTTGTCAATTTTCGTCGCAACCCAAGTGCCCCTGGGATTGTTGTTAGTGATCTTGAAGATCTGTAAACCAAACCAAGCAACTACGAAGGAAGAAAACGAAATCGTGTATATGGTTGAAGACAATTCTGAATTAAAGAAGAAGCCAACCATGATCAACTAA